The genomic interval TGAATTATCTGATTGTTTGTAACATAATGAATAATGTTTGCATTTTTACCAGCAGCAACAACAGGTGGATACGCCAGAAATTCTGCACCGTTCATTCTACATTCATAGTCGACAGTTGCAAACAAATGATGCTCGCTCATTTCGGGTTTTGATATTTCTATAGTTTTAGATATTGCTGTTGAaatgatctcacaactttttttcattaaatttatttcaGATTGTGATTTAATTAATCTAATTTTATGCATTATACTTGTTGGAGACACAAACGTTTGATTATTTGTCATTTTCATTAATTCATGTAACTTCTCATGCAAGCTTGGTTGAGCTATATCAACATTATCATACCAAATGATACACTTTTTAGTTTCATTCATGAAAGACACAAAAAATTGTCCAAACTCTGTTATCGGAAGTGCCAAATCAACACCGAACATTTTAGGTGCTATTTCAACTTTAGTTCTAGGACCATCCCAAAGTTCAGAATGCTGATCTTGTTGcgtgagaaataaagcggtcgCAATGTTTTCATTCtttattgtaattattaaaatactATCGGGATCTTGACAACCGGTAAAATACAAGAAGTCTGTATTTTGACGAAAAACATATGGAATTTTTCCAGACATGTATACTTTAGATGAAGAAGGAATAATTACAATATGTGATTTACTTATATTTGTAACACAAATATGTGAAATAATATTCTCTATCAATTTATCTCGCcgatttttaaattcacaaagTTGAATACCAGGCACAACCTCTCCATTCTTCATTAAATGAGGATGCGTTGCTGCTGTTGGTTGACTACATGATTGACAAAATGTACTTGTCGGTTTTTTAGTTTGTCGccgatttaataaattatttgttattgccGTATCTAATGATTGCCGTATATACGTTCGGTGtcctaaaattataataaattctaCTGCACGACATATTTTATTTGCATTTTTAATTTCGTATACTTGAAAACGATATATaacctattatttattattactttcATTATTTCTCACCATATcttttaatttgaaatataatagAGTTCTTTGCGATATGAAACATTTTTGGTATACCTttgattaaaatatttcaatgttttataatagaaaatattaaaagctcTTCTTTAATTGATTTTAAGAATATCGAAACTATAGTATTACATTGTATTATTCAGTAGTTAACATAAAGTTGATTCATGTAGTACTCTCGTAAATTGTATACAATACAGACATTTTGAGTCGCTACTGTGACAACTACAATATGACTAACCGTTTTAAAAAAGTGGCAACGGatttcatataatatttatattgttttatgttATTTATTGCGACTTTCTGCCTCTCGCATAGGTCGCATTTTTTACGATCAATATATAATCAGGCATCATGGATTTCTTGTGAAAAATTCAAGTTCATAATGCGATAAAATTTAGTGATCTCGAACGAATGTTGCATTTAAGATACTAGGTAGTGACAGTTCTAATTatatgtaaattgtaatttatcgGACAAAAGTAGTTTCTTATGAGAGTATTAACAGAAGAAGTTTTAATAAACGTTAACTGTTTTTTTCTTAGGAAATTGGAATCTCTCAAACGTACTCGATCGAAAAAGTCAAAGattttatttcacatttttAATTAACCTACAAAAAGTAGATTTACTTTTGTGACTCATTTAAAGGttctttaaaatttcattttatttaatcggaattggaaatattttatttaaaaagaagcAAAAACAGAAGAATGTTATACAATAGATTTACGCAGTATATATGTTATAATGAGAAAAGTTCAGTCGAGTCTCACGAGTACATTTCATATAACTTTATGCATTAAAATTGAATGACTTttagaaatttattatatatacaaaaatTAACATGAGTATTCAATTGGATATCATAATGAGGCCAGAAATTCGATTAGATGCAAAATGGCTCAAAACAGATTTGAAACGTTTACTTTATCGAGATGGTTTAGCAGAACTTTGGAACGAAATGGTACGAGACGGTGAAATTGTAGGTTCTTTTAGCGATGGCTTAATTAATGCAGCTGGCATAATAGCTAGGAAAGGTACCGAAAGAATTTTATTAAAaccttttcgaattaaaatcagTTAGTTgtattaattgttattttaatattttcaggtAAAAGTGGCCATTATTATTGCAACATGGGCGTGTTAAAATGTTTTTGTTGTAATGGAATTTGTGGCCCACAACAAGGTTGCAACTGTGGACCATGTCAGAAATTAGACGAAGAAGAAGCAGCAAGAACAAACTCAAATCTAGAGAAAAGTATAATAGCTGAACATATAATGGATTCTTGGCTCTGGGGTTCTCAACcatgtaataaattttattttaatgtcaATCTTTTGCgtgaaatattacatttaaaggatataatattttcttctcgtaaaacatttgtaatttatttgaaatattttttttagctACTTCTGATTTAACAACATGTATTAATTTGCTAATCAAGGAGCAAAGAAAATTATGCTATGAAGTTGCAAACAGTACTTTGTCTGCTACACGATTGAGACAACGTTTGGTTGTAGCACGACGATATTTTACGGCTCTGTCTCGTCATAGACCACAGGAAATTAAAGATAATTCAACAGCATCGAAACCTACTACTAAgttacaaaaaatgtacaataatcAAACTTAAGATTGAAGTAGTAGAACTGTTTAAGCGTCTTGCATACAATATCTCGAATATCACGAATATATTTAGATTATAAAGGTTATATGCGTGTTTACATGCGCGCtttgattattaattattgattatatcacgattttttaaaaatatgtttaaaatgtaCATGCAATACCGATATATTAAAAGTAAATATACTTAACATGAATATAATTTTAGCGTAAGACCGAATGAGAAGCAACATTGGGTTTAGCACGTGTGGGATCTCGTGCagcattaaatttttcatttgcaTATTTAAGACGGGCGTGGAGATCTGGAGAAGATATAGAATTTTGTAGTGAGCTGTTGTCTGAGTCGCTAGAAGCTTTACAATCGTTGCCCGAAGCTACGCTTTTCAATGAAACTAACGTTTCTCAAGTATGGTTAGAAGTAGTGGAACGATCAGCGAAATTTTTGAGACAAGTTGTTACAGGGTATTTTACAATcttattactttattgattctaatattatattttgttatttacttattattatattataattatacgaAAATTCTTGCTCCGTTTTTAGGGATATAGTTAACGAAAGATCACGGTATCCTATTCCAATAGCTGATCAGCATACAGCTCTTTGTTTGTTACTAGAATTAGTAACACAGAGGGCTACATTGTCAAGTTTATTAGATTCAGTTTGTTTGTTACTTCAGTTGAGTAGTAAACATAAGCATCAAGAT from Lasioglossum baleicum unplaced genomic scaffold, iyLasBale1 scaffold1889, whole genome shotgun sequence carries:
- the LOC143221084 gene encoding xaa-Pro aminopeptidase 3-like, coding for MFHIAKNSIIFQIKRYGHRTYIRQSLDTAITNNLLNRRQTKKPTSTFCQSCSQPTAATHPHLMKNGEVVPGIQLCEFKNRRDKLIENIISHICVTNISKSHIVIIPSSSKVYMSGKIPYVFRQNTDFLYFTGCQDPDSILIITIKNENIATALFLTQQDQHSELWDGPRTKVEIAPKMFGVDLALPITEFGQFFVSFMNETKKCIIWYDNVDIAQPSLHEKLHELMKMTNNQTFVSPTSIMHKIRLIKSQSEINLMKKSCEIISTAISKTIEISKPEMSEHHLFATVDYECRMNGAEFLAYPPVVAAGKNANIIHYVTNNQIIQNGDMVLMDAGCEYHGYSSDVTRTWPINGTFTQEQKILYDIVLDIQTILIHKLRELPSLDQLYHDMCSLLGKRLQECGLIPKHLNRNELLSAVYTYCPHHVSHYLGMDVHDTGNISRNLKLQPGIIITVEPGIYINNKNRFAPSEFYGLAVRIEDDVLITENGPIILTENCPKEIVEIETLASQYL